Within Coffea arabica cultivar ET-39 chromosome 4e, Coffea Arabica ET-39 HiFi, whole genome shotgun sequence, the genomic segment TCTCTCTTAgagtttatttttttgaaaaaaaaaatctctaaaaGTTGGAGGATCTAGTGTACATCAATATATTCTTGACCTCCAAAGGTTAggctgtttttcctttttcctactTGTTTCCTAGAGTCTGTAAAAAAGGGACAAATGAATGGAACATGATATATGAGTGGCTTCTAGGTAACATTCTCATCCATTAACATGacttaaaaaaaagtaaaatagtgAGATATTTTGTTTTGTCTATCAATGCATGAGAAAAGAGGGAAGAGGTATAGGGTAGAAGGCAAAATGTGGTGTTATCCCCATTCCCCACAGCCATGATATTATTATTAGATGCAGTGTCATAGTCATCTTTTTTAGTGTACCTCCCATTTATTACCTTTGTCTTTTGCCTTCATTCATTTCTCCTCCATCCACCAAATGCTCTTTGCCTGCCTTGCTATTCTTCCTATTTATCCTTTGCTAGCAACTGAATTTGCAGGGGACAAGTATTCACTCCTCAATTAGGGTTTCCTCTTTGAGAGAAAGTTTCACATCATCAAGAAACTATAATCCTGTGAAGCTCACTGTTTTCATTGGCTACAGCAAACTGTAAAGTTTGAACTTTGAAGAAACACTGTCCAAATTCCTCAAACAGCTCCAACAAGGAAAAAAGGTACTTCCCTTTTTGCTCTGTTGATCAAGCAACCAAGATCATGCAGGTCTAAGGTTAAGAGGAGCTTTCACATGTATATTGCTTTTTTAGTAGAATTTTCTTCCACAAGCTTATGTTTTTTGGGAAAGGCAAGGACTACAGAGATGCTACATTCCTCTAGCTTAGCTTAAAGTTTCTGATCTAGGGTTTTCCTACTTATAGATTGATTAGTTAAAACAGCAGATTTAAATGTCATCATATTTTACTTCAAGTGTGAAATATAGTTGCCAATAATTGCACTAGTCAGATCGCATATGGAATAATTTgagaagggaaaggaaaaacaaaaccaaGATTCAGAAGGATACTAAAGGAACTTTTATAGGATCATGTGAAAATAAATTGTTAGGCTTCACAGTCTGAGCTCTGAACAATTATTAATTTGTGCTGTTTGTGTGAGTTAATGAGTGTgagaacacacacacacatacacacacgtACTCTAAAACATACACatacacagagagagagagagagaggaggtgGATTGCTTTACtaaaaacaagacaaaacttaCACTTTAATTGAAGAGAGCATGCAAAATGCTCCCAAAGGTGAAGTGAGGTTACAGACTTGAAGTATGAGAGTGAGAAAAATATGGAGTTTTGAGAAACAGAAAAGTTATTAAAGAAAGATTTGGTTTTCTCATGTTCAAGTGAGGCAGTGTTTGCCTAAATATATTGATGGGCTAAAGGGATGACTAAGACTAGATTTGGAAGTAAGGGGATAAAAAAGTCAGCAATGTTCATCATTTGACTCTCACCATATATTTGGTTAGCATCATGATAATTTCAACTAATCACCAGAAATTATTGGATTTTGCATATAGacaaaattatttgaattttcCAAGTATGATTTCCATTAGAAGAATGGAGAGTATATGGCATATGCAttgaaaaaagattaaaatgggaCAAGAGTAAGagtaagaaaaaagaaattttcagtTGCGTTTAAATATTACAAGAATCCAAAGTATGTTAAGAATGTAATTGATGTGTAAGAGGGGAATCTATGATGGTGGCTGTTGTAGTCAAAATTTGTAATGCATTTgattacttgattttcttttgtgTGTAAAGGAAATGGCTTCATCCAGCTCCTACAACTCACCTTGTGCTGCCTGCAAATTCTTGAGGAGGAAATGTATGCCTGGTTGCATCTTTGCCCCATATTTCCCACCAGAGGAACCACAAAAGTTTGCAAATGTTCACAAAATCTTTGGGGCTAGCAATGTCAGTAAGCTCCTCAATGAACTCCTCCCTCACCAAAGAGAGGACGCAGTGAACTCCCTTGCATATGAAGCCGAAGCCCGAGTGAAGGATCCAGTTTATGGCTGTGTTGGTGCAATTTCTTTCCTCCAGAGACAAGTTGAGAGGCTGCAAAAGGAGCTTGATGCTGCCAATGCTGACTTGATTCGCTACGCCTGCAATGATCATATTCAACCTGAATTATCAGGCCCCCATGGAGCA encodes:
- the LOC113741352 gene encoding protein LATERAL ORGAN BOUNDARIES, encoding MASSSSYNSPCAACKFLRRKCMPGCIFAPYFPPEEPQKFANVHKIFGASNVSKLLNELLPHQREDAVNSLAYEAEARVKDPVYGCVGAISFLQRQVERLQKELDAANADLIRYACNDHIQPELSGPHGAMHQVHQPMTPRQRPVEYNNTRRMGNEGGGFYQTPNFQYPYHLPWNDNDIHRYGGGGGGGGGGHI